The Setaria viridis chromosome 6, Setaria_viridis_v4.0, whole genome shotgun sequence genome contains a region encoding:
- the LOC117862011 gene encoding zinc transporter 4 translates to MDAARARVPLRPVRWAWPAAPLALLLLLLLLLVAPAVGAAAVATECECGGAAAEIKEEDARGALRLKLIAVASILASGATGVLVPVLGRSASALRPDGDVFFAVKAFAAGVILATGMVHILPAAFDALAPPCDAGSGRGKGAAFPFAGLVAMCSAMVTMMVDSVAAGYYQRSHFRKARPVDDAAAAGADEEADAEHAGHVHVHTHATHGHAHGHAHDHGGHGHGGPAAGASPDDASSFAVSIRHRVISQVLELGILVHSVIIGVSLGASLRPSTIRPLVGALSFHQFFEGIGLGGCIVQAKFKVRATMIMATFFSLTAPMGIALGIAITSSYSKHSATALVVEGVFNAAAAGILIYMSLVDLLAADFNNPRLQTNMKLQLATYLALFLGAGLMSLLAKWA, encoded by the exons ATGGACGCCGCGCGAGCTCGCGTTCCCCTTCGTCCCGTGCGGTGGGCGTGGCCTGCGGCGCCGctggccctcctcctcctcctcctcctcctcctggtggCGCCTgccgtgggcgcggcggcggtggcgacggagtGCGAgtgtggcggcgcggcggcggagatcaAGGAGGAGGACGCGCGCGGGGCGCTGCGGCTCAAGCTCATCGCGGTGGCGTCCATCCTGGCGTCGGGCGCGACGGGGGTGCTGGTGCCCGTCCTGGGCCGCTCGGCGTCGGCGCTCCGGCCCGACGGGGACGTCTTCTTCGCCGTCAAGGCGTTCGCGGCCGGGGTCATCCTCGCCACCGGCATGGTGCACATCCTGCCCGCCGCGTTCGACGCGCTCGCGCCCCCTTGCGacgccggcagcggccgcggcaAGGGCGCCGCGTTCCCCTTCGCCGGGCTCGTCGCCATGTGCTCCGCCATGGTCACCATGATGGTCGACTCCGTGGCCGCCGGCTACTACCAGCGCTCGCACTTCCGGAAGGCGCGCCCcgtcgacgacgccgccgcggctgggGCGGACGAGGAGGCCGACGCCGAGCACGCCGGCCACGTGCACGTGCACACGCACGCGACGCACGGCCATGCCCACGGGCACGCGCACGACCACGGCgggcacggccacggcgggccggcggccggcgcctcgCCCGACGACGCCTCCTCCTTCGCCGTGTCGATCAGGCACAGGGTGATCTCTCAG GTTCTGGAGCTGGGGATCCTGGTGCACTCGGTTATCATCGGCGTGTCCCTAGGCGCGTCGCTGAGGCCGTCGACGATCAGGCCTCTTGTTGGAGCTCTCAGCTTCCACCAGTTCTTCGAAGGCATAGGCCTCGGTGGCTGCATTGTTCAG GCGAAGTTCAAGGTTAGAGCGACCATGATCATGGCGACCTTCTTCTCGCTCACTGCTCCCATGGGCATCGCGCTGGGAATCGCAATCACCTCCAGCTACAGCAAGCATAGTGCTACCGCCCTTGTCGTCGAAGGGGTCTTCAACGCTGCTGCAGCAGGGATTTTGATCTACATGTCCCTGGTGGATCTCCTAGCAGCAGATTTCAATAACCCGAGGCTACAAACCAACATGAAGCTTCAGCTGGCGACATACCTCGCCCTCTTCCTCGGCGCAGGACTGATGTCCTTGCTTGCCAAATGGGCCTAG